CTCAACACGGTCATAGGCCTTGCTCATATCAAGTTTCAATGCACCAAAACCATTGTCCCCCCGTCTTCGATTCTTCAAGAAGTGAGCTATCTCAAAAGCTGCCAATGAGTTGTCGGAAATTAATCTACCGGGAACGAATGCACTTTGGAACGGGGAGATCATCTCATTCAGGAATGGCTTGATTCTGTTGGCAAGAACTTTAGACCCAAGCTTGTAAAGAACATTGCATAAGCTAATAGAACGTAATTGAGAAATATTCTCTACGTCTTTAACTTTGGGAACCAAAGTAACATTCGTCCCATTTATTTGCTTCATCATAACATCAGACTCCAGAAAGCGGCACACAGCCCTAGTAACGTCTGCTCCCACCAAATGCCAAAAGTGCTGATAAAAGCACGGAGCAAAACCGTCCGGACCAGGTGCTTTGGCCGGATGCATTTGTTTCAAAGCACACCAAACCTCACTCTCAGTAACCTCACTCGCCAACACCACATTCATATCATCCGAGACACATCTTGGGAGAACAGTAGCCACCTCATGGACGCCACGGGGCTGAGAAGTCGTAAAAAGAGATCTGTAGAAGTTAAGAACAATGGCCTCTATTTCACTATCAGCAGTACACCACACCCCACTCTCATTAAAAAGACCCTTAATTCTGTTCTTCTTCCTACGATTGCTAGCACGCTGGTGAAAAAATCGTGTGTTCATATCACCATCAGTCATCCAAAAAACCTTGGACCTTTGTCTCCAGAAGTCGTTCTCTTTCTGAAGTAGATCGTTCAACTTCGCTTCCAATTCCAAACGCACCTCCTCCGGAGGTGAAGACAGGGAGAAGTCATAGAAGATAGATAATTTTTCTCGTAGGGCAGCAATATCTTTATGCAAATAGGCAAACTTTTTTTCACTCCATTCAATAAGTACCAGCCGAGTTTGCTTAATTTTGTTGCAAACGAGACTGAAAGGATCTGACCCCTCATCATGCTTCCATCCCAACTCCACCATTCTACTGCACTCCTCCTCTCTCAGCCATAATTCTTCAAAACGGAAccgctttttctttttcttttttttcttcaccggTCTAGCATCTCGGACCTCAAGCACAATGGGAAGATGATCCGATTTGTTTGGGTGTTGGTGAACAACCCTAGAAACAGGGAAAAGATCAGTCCAACTTGGGGAGGCCAAACAACGATCCAACCTTATTCTAATCTCCTCCCCCCCACGTTTCCCCCTCCAAGTAAACCAAGTCCCATGAAAAGCAATGTCCTTTAAAGACAACAGCTCGACTACATCCCGAAAGCCATCCATCTGACGATCACTCCGCAATGGGCCACCTTCTTTCTCATCGACCCGTAGAATCTCGTTAAAGTCACCCCCTAGCACCCAAGGTAGAGAGCATTGTAGTCCTAGGGTTTTAATTAGCGCCCAAGTCTTATGTCGATCTTCCACTTTGGGGAACCCGTAGATACCCGTAAACCTCCACCGTTTCGGATCCTCCGGCCTACCAACAGTAACATCCACATGATTGTCAGAGTAACTTCGTAAAGAAATCGGAAAATCCTCATTCCACAGAATACACAAGCCACCAGCTCTACTTACGCCCTTACCCTTCTTTCTCTGTTTAAATTTACATGGGACAGCGAACGCATTCCGCCACCCAATCTGCACCTTAATCTCAACCATTTCATCTACCGTACATCTAGTCTCTGATAAGAAAATTAAATTGGGATGAGTTAGGGAAATCAACCCTTTAAGCCCTTTCACTGTCCAAGGGTTCCCAATCCCCTGGCAGTTCCAACTTAAAACATTCATTGCTCGTGATGGGTCGAAACCGGACCCATCACGGACGAGCGTTCACGAGTACGCCCATTACTCTTCTTCGGAGAAATTGAACCCACACCCACCTTACTCATCACATACCCTTTCCTCGCCACCTTGTTAGTACGTACAGAAGATGCATGGGATGCATGGGATGCATGGCCCCCACCCTTCTGCCTACAATCATTAACCACTTCTAGCCCAATCTCGCTGACTTTCTTATCATCAAAATGAGAAACACTCTTTTTTGTTCTCGTGGGCCTCGCTGCAGATGAAGACCCACTCAACCCATTAACATTCAAAACCCCATAGTCCCGCCTAGGAAAATTCAAAAAAGACGCAATGACAGGCTCAATCACAGATGGTGGACGCACGGGATCCGGATCTAGACAAGGGACATTAATCAACTCCACCCCAACCTCACGCTTCTTCCCTATCTCAGTCCCCCCAATAGGGAAATTAATTAAAGCAGACTCCACATTCGGCGCCATGAACACAGGCACATCCCTCAAAACATTCCCAGAATCATGATTCGCCGCCGTATCTGAATTCCGGTCACCCAGCGCCACcgttttccttttctttgctACCGGTTGTGCCGGCTCATCCTCCTGAGAGGCCACCAGATCCACCTCCATTGCTCCAGCGGAAACAGACCCATGCTCCGACACGTCGGAATCTTTTCTTTATACAAGTGTGATTACAAGTTGTTCCTACAAGTCAGGAATCTATTTACTATCTAAAATACATATAAGGAAGGCTACAGCTAAATGATAAATCAATCTGCAATAATATGGGAGATAAGGCTGATTACTTTCCTTACACAAAATAGATATAATGAACCTCAAGGATGAATAGAGGTAAAAATAGCTTTGAAGGTAGTGGCTTCATATGCTTGGGGACTAAAGGTAAAATAACAGATTTAATGAACCTCTCTCTGAGTGAAATTTATAGTTATATACGTTGCTCTTATGCTATACTATTTTCCAAAGCATTTGTTGAGTTTTGACATTATAGGCTCTACTCTTTCACTAGTTTCAAGCCTTGAGGCTTAGCATTTTCACCAAAATAAGGTATAAACTTGGTACAAAACAGAACCAGATTGGAGTAACAAAAATGCAAACCCCAACAAGAGAAAAAGACTGAAAGAGATACAATAAActaaagaaagaagagaaaagactgaccttgaagccttgaagaggAATAGGAAATGCAGAGCTCTCTTAAGTGTAAACTCTGAAAGTTAAAATTAGAATTCCTTTAATTAGTTTGTGCTAGTTCCAAGGAAAtataaagatgaagaagaagaagagtaagaATGAGAAAGTAAAGTAGCTACATTCCAGTCTGGTATACATAAACTACATCAAATCACATAACATATTTATATGCTACTAAAAAAAACCTCGTTTGCACAGATTACTAAAACTAAATAACAACAGAAGCTCTTATTTTTGAACTTGATCCATGCCAAAGTAACAAACTTGAAACAAATTACATTACAAATGTAAGTCCCAAGCAATTCATCAATCCAAAATACACATAAAGTTTCTCTCTAATCaagaataaataaatcaataacaTTCAAGATTCCAAATAATCGAATATCACAAAATTGTCTATTCCAATTTTATCAGCAGAATTAATCCAGCAATGGAATGAGAAAAAAAACTATCATAATTTTTCTGGTACACAAAATTAGGTAGGGGGTGCAGATTACATAGTTTCCTAGATTAAAACAATGATCAAAGTAGTGCAAAATATGGCCAAAAATTGAAAGTGAGGTCAAGAGTTTCATACCTTTTGGGAGTTGTTTTTTAGCTCTGAGGATGGTCTATTTGTAATGTAAATACAGTAAAGAACTAGAAATTTTGCCCGCACTTGCCGCGGGTTTTGGAGCTAACACAATGTTATTTAAGGACTAAATTCAAAAGTATAGAAAATATAGTTGACATGATCATTATATTAACCATGAAACATTCCATGTCCGAGTTGCAGCTTAATGCTAAGAAACCAAAACATTTAATAAGGGCAGCAGATTACATACCTATCATAGATAAATTTTATTACCTCATCTGAGATAAAGTCctcacactatgccaaaaagttaatcagacgacagagtttatctgtcgtctgattgcatgattttctgtcgtctgaggcgCTGCCGTCTCTtgtgcaatcagacgacagataaactctgtcgtctgattgcactcagacgacagacatgtttTTGGTCTTCTGTTGTCTTATTGATTACTCACATGTAAAGGTGTGTGTTATGaagatttcagacgacagaaatgtGTTACCTTATATATAAACAGACATCAACAATCTTTATCTTCTATTGTTTAATAGCCATTTCAAAGACAGTATTCATGATCTTTCTATGGTATGAATGAACTGAAGTATTAGGTGCTGAGAACTTATTTGTTGTCTGTAATGGTTATAAACTACAAATAATTGTGGTCTTAAGTATGTTTCAATTACATATACTGCAGTCTGAAAAGATAAGAAACatcaattatttgttgttgtagctACATATATAATTcgtttttatgttgtctgaatgtgtataaaacaacaaataatccaactattaTGTTGTCTATGTCTATTAAATATAACAAATATTTGTCGTGGTTTTTTAGTTAAGATtacatttttatgttgtctTAACCAATATAGGAGGATACTTATTTATGGTTCTATGTACCTTTGAGCGACAACTATCTGTTGTCTTAACCAATATAAGAGGATACTTATTTGTGGTTCTATGTACATTTGAGCGACAATTTTATGTTGTCTTAATCAATATCAGAGGATAGTTATTTGTGATTCTATTCTATTGTTTCTCAGCTGTTCCAACAACATATTGTTTTTCAAGTTTGTTGTTGCCTTGTATTTCAGATGACACATATAAGTTTGCTCTTGCCATTCTTTGATGTTCACATTCATTCTGAAAACTCCAATGTCATTACAACCATCAAAATACATCTACAATAGTCATTAATTGTTCCATGAGACCTAACTATTGAAGCTAACTAGCAAAATAATTTACAATGTACTCTAGAGCTTGGccatttgttttttcttctcctcccgTGGCTTGGCTGTAGAATATATTAAATGCTCCTAGCTCCTTCAAGATGCCAATCACTTACCTTCAGAGTTTGCATAGAATTTTTCACTGCATATGCTGAAACTACAAGGTATAAAGCAAAACCCAAACAATTATCAGGCTAATGATATCATCAAAAGAACAAAACATGGGCATGCTTGATGCATTTTTGAATGAGAACCAAACATTCCAGCAACTATTGTTCCATGACTGAGAAATCTAATCAGATATTTACATACGCAAATGAAGAACAAATGTTTTGAGCACTAAGACCCAATATCGTCTATCAGCTCTCAATGTGTTTTCTGTACCTTGAATTTGAGCCATAATCAAGGCCATTGGGCTCAAAAGACATGACAATACAGTTACATTTTGCACAGCCTCTGATCAAAACTTGTCAACTTATGTCAAAGAGAGCAgtcgcatatatatatatatatatatatatatacacagaagCAAATTAACATCATAACCATACTTTGGTAACCTGATGTGCCCAAAATTTCATACCATACCAAGCTCTGTGTAAATTATGTTTTATATTCTAATATGTGGGACTGTAAATACTTGATTTTGGACCAGAAGCTACTCAATACATATGAAGAAAGAAGCATCAAGTGATTAACAGAATAATCTGAAATTAAATAAGGCATCTCCAATCAATATAATTAGAAAAACTTTACATGAAATGaagaacccaaaaacaaaacaaaacaaaacgctTCTATTAGCTCAACTGAAAAACAAATAAGATTTCAAATCAAGAAAACAAAGACAGATTAATTTCCAATCAAATAAACTGTTTAGTCTATTTGGGGTCCAAGCACCATACCTTCCCTTTCGAATAATGCTGATGCTTTTGGAACCAAACATAGGGAAGCCTTCCACCAAAGCCCCAGTTGGTAATGAGTTTACAAGGGGTTTCTTCAAACTAAAATTACAAGTATTCAAGCTAAGCCCAAGACTGCAACAAGCCATAGTTGTCAAAATTTCTACTATAACTGCAGCATGACTTCCTACGAATGGAGTGAATGTGTAGCGTGAAAATAAACTCTGTGAGGAGGCATAGAGAAAAAGCCTAACGCAAAGAAAGTACAATAAGTACCATATTTTCATGACACTTAACTAACTGAATAGCATACTTCATGAAGCTGAGTACTGACCAAGTCTTCTTCACCGGATTCAACAATGGCATCAATATTACTGTATGGTAGAGGACAAAGAAACCAATTGTCAGGGATGAtgtaaaaataattatttaaaatatgCTTATTTGAGGATTGCAGAACTAGCCCTCATATAGGATATGGTTTTGGTTTACATATTCTTGTTAACTTTGGGATTAAtttctctttaatttacctAAAAAAATTAGGGTTTAAAGCCTACAGAAAGGCCTACTATTTTGGATAACATGAAAGCAATGAAGtattgacatccataagtactTTACAAATATACAGTAGCTCGTACGTAATAGATTTGATTATAGTTCAGGAACATATATctagaaaaagaacaaaagcaaaGGCTTGCCTTCTTTCTACTTGCAGCTCGTTCTTCAATTCTTAAGTTGAATGAGGCAGATGAAGAAAGAAGCGAAAGCTGCACTGAAAGGACCTTGTGACATCCAAAATAATATTCAACCAACAAACAATGTCACTATTAGCTTAACTTCCTGTACATAAAATTGTTGAGCAACAGTTCAAGTACATAGTAGTGAAAGATCCTGCTATAGATACATTTAACTATAGGAGTGTAACCCAACATTTTAGTAAGTAGTAATTATAACATGAACATGTTCTGTCATTTATGATTAGGAACAGAATAAATGATGACTTTTGATCCTTACTGAGATATCTTTCACCTCCTCATCACCCTAATCCTATAAAGGAAAATACTAAAGACCCCTTAACACCAATGATTGAACTCCCTATCTGCAACAAAATGCAGGACATTATGTACTATACGAGAATGGGAGCTTACTGGGTTGGTGAATGATAAGATGTTGGCCATAGCTTGAATTGTTCTTCCCACTCTTCTTTTGATAATGGACCATACTTGCAGTTTTACAATCGAGTTGATAGAAATGTGAAACATGGCTGGTTCTTCtaaaggaaaaggaaacaaaCACAATCATAGCAAGTCTGGGAGATACAAGCTCAAGAGTAGGCTATTccaaaataataacaaataatCTCAAAGTAAAATGTAATAGTCAAACCAGGTAGCAAGTACAATTGAAAGGGATACATAAAAGAAAGTTTAACAAGGATGCATGGCATTGAATTTACAAAGCAGTGTCTGGGGTAACTTGTGAAAGAAAGTTTAACAACAAGCTCAGCAAACTTCTTTTGGTAGGAAACTCGACTAGAGAGAGGGTGTACACTTCATCTATAGATTACAGGAGAGGGAATCCACCTTCTCCTATCAATCTATTCTAGATGGGACAAGCATCACTCACTCGATTTAAGATAATAGTGTAATGAGTTCCTCAACTTACAGGTCTTTAGGTTTATCGAAGCCTGAAATCCCAACTCAGAGGAAGGACATACATTATAGGAGTTGACACACATTCTGGCAATTAAAAAACTATCATTTTTGAGATTATCTGCAAATAACAAaaggaatgaaagaaaaatattccCCCCAACCCATTTCTCTTCCCAAAACCCACTCTTTCCCCATTCCCTATTTACGAATCTCATTCACTGAAGCAGTTATAATTGCTAATAACAATTGAAAttttcaatcaaggaaaacttaaaagaaacaaacagtCAACATTAAAGCAACTGCTAACATTCCTTTCCATGCCATCACATTATAACACACAGAAGTTGACACACTTTGAAATAGAAACAAAGACTTCTACTACATGACTTTTTCTGTGGGAAATCAGAAAGAACCAAAAACCATTCATATTTACTAGATATGAAAGTCATAACAAACATTGCGGGTTTCATCAAAGTCCAATTGAGTTTGTACAGCTCACGGAAACCAAAATATGCACTGAAATTCCACAATTTTCATCCAACACCTGGAATTAAAACATAGAGTGGTGGTTTTGGACCCCAAAACCACCATTCCCATAGATAATAAACCTCAAAGTTTCAACCTTTAAACTCAATTCAGAACAGACAACTAATAACTTGATGAGACTAaaccaatcaaaatcaaaaacccaTTTAACCCAACACCAAATTGAAATCACATTCAGACTAATTTACACACACACtccaccaaaacaaaaaccaacaaagaaaaaaaaagacccgAAATTTACCTCGTCGTTCCCATTTGGTTGCTTCTGAAACCAATTGATATTCAgcacctaaacaaacaaaacaatcaaaatcagAACCAAAAACCCAACTGGGTATTTCAAATTCACAATCTTTGAATCCTAGATctacccagaaaagaaaaaaaaaaaaaaaaaaaacctggacTTGAGAAGTGGGAGATGGGGTGTTGAAATTGTCAGACATGGAGGCCATGGCGCACATGAGGGCGAGAATTGTGACTGCGAAGGTGAGCAAAGCATTGGCTCTGTACCCAAAAGAATTGTGACTGCGAAGGTGGGCAACATACATAACAAAAATGTTGAAAGCACATCATGATAACAAGTCCATTGAAATAATACCTCAGGGTGGTACTGCAGCCCATAGAACCTCCACTCCCTGGCGGCCACCACTCCCTGCTGGCTCTGCGCCATCACCCGGAACCCCTGGGGCAACTTAGCCACCTCATCCCCATGGCTCATCCACACCACCTGCCTATCCCCAACCCTCTTGGGCCTGGAAAATCCCCGAATTGCTCTCCACCACAATCTCCATCTTGCCATACTCCTGCTTCTCCCCAACCCTAACCACCCCGCCAAGCCTCTGCACAATCAGCTAGCTGCAAGCCGTAGCAGATTCCGAGGACGAAGAAGCCATGGACCTCGGCCCACTCGGTGAACCCGGCGGGGAAGCTGGGGGAGTCGTCGGTGCGGACGGAGTGGGGACTGCCGGAGAGGATGACAACGCTGGGGTTGAGGTCGGTGATGGCCTTGAGGGGGCTGGTGCAGGAGATGGTGAGGGAGAAGACGGAGAGGGATCGAATGCGGAGAGTGACGAGGTGGGTGTATGGGAGCCATAGTCGAGGATGAGGACCAAGTCTGATTTCACGGCTTTTGGGTCTATGGCAGCGATGGTCATGGCTACTGCAACTAATCTTAGTTTTCTACGATTCTAGGGTTGGACGAACATGTGACCTAgcgagaaaagagaaaaaaaaatgtagttggGCCTTTTGGATTCGAGTACCCAAAAGCTACCCTAGTTCCTTGTTCATAGATCCGATGAGGGAAAGAAACAGCTAGAGCGGAAGAGTGATGGAGAAGGGGTGAGTGGGTGACCTAAGGAGAAACTCTACTCGAGACTTGAGAGTTTTACaccaaatgaaaaaaatatcagggggcaattaaaaaaaaaaatatcaggcTTAAGGACATGGGACtttcaaaggaaaaagaaaaaaaagaaaattaattgatcagacaacacaatttctttaaatctgttgtttgaatgttacTGGTCTTTTGACTCAACTAGGTTTTAACCATTTTGAGAGGGAAATGGTCAAACGAGCATGGAGGGAGAATTCTAAAATTTCAACAatctatattcagacaacagaattttcttatcaccgttgtctgaatatgACTACCTTCTCGGCTTCAGATGAATGAAAATGATAGCTATATTTCTATCTTGAGCTAAGAACTttattatgttgtctgaatgccaccctcttattcaaaatgaaaaaagtGTGTTTCAGTGAGTATTTAGACAACATAGTtacatttttatgtcgtctAAAAAATTGAGACGACAAAAAATTAggcttctgtcgtctgatgtgtGTCGTATGAttaactttttggcatagtgtcaaCAGTGAAAGGACTTTATCCCACAATGGCTCAGTTAATTACATACCTATCATAGATAAATTTTATTAGCTCATCAGTAGCCACTAAAGCTGGCTCACCTAATTTGATGGCCTTGTGCAAATATTTCAAATGGCTATATTTTGGTTCCCTGGTAGTCTTGGAATAAATAGGAAAAAGCATGTGTTAGATAAGTAATAGACTTCACGTAAGATGATGTTAGGTTTATAACCAACTCCCTTACTTTACACATTTAACATTAGGGAAATCTTAAATATGTAAAGCAAGGGTTATGAGCCAAAATTTACAAAGAACCTAGTCAAGATGCTAATCCTCTATTTGCATACCATATTCATCTAGAGGTGCATCATAGTCATAGCTAGTTGCAATGAAGAGACAGCCAGCAGTTAGGCCAAAATCCGTTCCTCCATGGTACTGTAACAAAATCAGAGTAAAAGATGGTTAAGTCAGATCATTTTACCAACATCAGCAAAGATAAAATTAGCTTTGAAATTTAGAGGAGAATAAGTACCATGTAGTAGTTGGCAAAAGAACCACCATTTGTATAAACCTTGCAATTGAAAATGCCAAGTCCTGTGCAAGTCTAGTAGGAACTGCTCCACGAAATTCTGTATACCTGTAGAGTTTACATAAAAGAGTCAGaattagaaagagagaaagaaggaatAATGgttacaaaaaacaaaaaaacttgaGTGAGGAACCATGACTGACAAACCCAAGCCCAAAGCCGTTCTCTTCTCCTTTGCTCAATCACTAGTCTGCTGCAAATTGAAGCACAATCAATTCTCATACTAAATTCCCATGAGAAAAAAACATACTTAAACACAGAAAATAGCAATTAGCATCACAGACATTCTCACTGAccataaaaaaggaaaaagaaaattgagaatATTAGCTGCTTCAAAGCAAGAAACTGTGCAACAAACCAAAGGTTACAAATGTCCAAACAAAATCTATTGTCCAAAAGTGAAATCTATCACCCAAAACCTATCCCTGGCTCACATGTTCCTTTCTAATCATAATACATCAGTGCCCTTGTACTGTCAACTTCTAATTACAACATATACTTGTAAGTCTACTTGCCACAAAGCCCATCACAAACAAAACtaagagaagaagaatatcTTCACACACAACTAGAAGGCTATATCAGAAGCATATATTCACTCCCTCACTAACCAAACAGAGCTCCACACACAATCAAATCCCTCAAATCGAAGATAAAGCCGTAGCAAatgaaaacaatccaaaaaataaaaactatttgAACCCAATAATAATGATAGCGATAGTGATTTGAATCAAGCAATCAAAAAAACCCGAAATTTCAAGCTTCTGTTCAAGTTCTAGTTTCTAATCACATCAAAAAGCAAAGCAATCAAAAGACACACAGAAAACCTAGAGggatagagaagagagagaaacaaatCAGCATACCTTGTAAGCTAAGAATGAGCAAGTTTTGTTGCCATTATTACTAATGGCCTCCTCGAGTTGGAGTTGATATCTATGCTTCTTATATGCTTCAGTTTCCTGCAAAAGATGATGTTGGTAATGAGATCAAAAGCCAACAAATTTTGTAATGTTTATGAGTCTCAGTAAAAGCAGAGATACAACTCACTGGGGGAATAAGTATAGTACTTACCCCTATCGGAGTACCTTGATGTGTCTATATTTACGATATCTTTTACAGGAGATGTTTAATTTCATCATCGAGCACTAACTTGTTCAATTGTTTCTGAAGATTCTCTGAAACCTCCTCCATCGCTTATGCCTTGATAACAATATATAAGATCAGTAAATAATTCAACTCAAATCAATATACTATAAAATATCAAGCAAACAAATGATAAAAGAGGTGCTGGACATATACCTCTAAAGTGTAACCGAGTGAACTCTAATCAATGATAAAAGCCAATACCTCAAAGTTCTCATTGGGACTTATTCTCCACCTTCTCCAACGCTTTAGCTTCAAGGGTTTCTGAGTTCAGTATTATTTGTTTCATTCCTTATCGAAGCATATTGCAGGCATATCTGGAAGcaagataaagaaaaagaagcatgTGACTACATTTCAAGAAATATTCATATACAGTACAGTACCCTTTGAGTCTCTTTCACCAAATGTATAGATTATGTTTTCTCCATCTATTATTCTTATTCATGAAGTAGGTAATgaggacacacacacacacacacgataTTTCTATACACCAAGTAATAAGCCCCACAATCATAATCTAACCACAATCTAGAAAGCATACCTAAAAGGCGGCTACTATGTCAGATCTATTGCGTTGGAAATGCCCAGGCTGCAAGAAAAACATAGAGAAGATAAATTAAACATAATAATAATTTCTAAAAGATAGACAATGTAATAACCCGATTCAACTATGATCTACAATCACTAAACCCCAATCATCATATAAGTACATAGTaaaaagaaactgaaataaTTCCAAATTATCTTAGCTCAAAGTCACCAAGTTCATTGATAAAGGAACCAAAGACAAATATCACTTTTCATAATCCTATAACCAAAGTATAGATCCAAAAATACCAAAGAGAATAAATTTTGTTTATAAGCTTGTAATATCCAGATAATATCTACCCCTATCATATGCAAAAATAGTTTGATAAATGTAGGCTGGAGTCGACCATCTCATTTTTTACTCATCCTATCAAAATCAACCTTATTATTTTAAAACATATTGAAAGAGAAAAGGATTGATTACTAACCATAAAACAAAAATCTTTTCAGGAGAAACTGAAAATCCATAACACATGATAATAAAAAGCAAAGGCAAGTATAAAATCGAAATCCAAACTGGACAGGGAGATCCTCCTCCTCAACGTACCTACTCAAATGCAGGTAAAGTATATAACAAAGGATCAAATATGAAAAGGTCACCAGAATATCATTAAATACATGCATAATTAAGGTACAATTTCTCACTTGGAACCAAGCGGAGCAACATTAAGGAAAATGCCATAGGCAGCAGCAGTTGCTTCCATCTCACTGGCAATCTCTATTCTGTTCACCCCATTCATCGTCCAACTCAGTATAGGAGAAGGTGGACAGCCTTGCAGAACTAGAAAAAGCATCCACCAATACCTCCATGGTCCTAGCTAAAACCTCATCTAGCTTCATCTTCAGAAGCTTTCCAATATCAGTGTAACAATTTGAGTGCTCACACGTTCTGGCTCAAAGTACACCAAAAAATTACAGGAACAAACCATCACAACAAAGCACAAAAGCCAAACAGAAACAagtcaaaaccaaaaactctaTTCCTAAACTCTAAATCACCTGATAGAGATGAAGAAGGCAGAGATTCGCATCGAGATTGTAGGTTCGTGACGAaacctaaaaattgaaaatagaaTTCACTTAATTCAATCAATTAAAACCAATTAATCAATGAATCGAATCAAATAGAAACAAGCCTTGCTCGTAGACGTAGCTCAAATGGATCATCATTTGGGTCGTCCAATCACCACTGTGGTCTCCTCCGCCTCCTCTTTCGAAATTTACGTTGACCTCAAAGTACTTCGACGCTGTGTTCTTAA
This portion of the Rosa chinensis cultivar Old Blush chromosome 1, RchiOBHm-V2, whole genome shotgun sequence genome encodes:
- the LOC112181653 gene encoding signal peptidase complex subunit 3B isoform X4, which translates into the protein MGCSTTLSHNSFGYRANALLTFAVTILALMCAMASMSDNFNTPSPTSQVQVLNINWFQKQPNGNDEVLSVQLSLLSSSASFNLRIEERAASRKK
- the LOC112181653 gene encoding signal peptidase complex subunit 3B isoform X7 gives rise to the protein MGCSTTLSHNSFGYRANALLTFAVTILALMCAMASMSDNFNTPSPTSQVQVLNINWFQKQPNGNDEKNQPCFTFLSTRL
- the LOC112181653 gene encoding GMP synthase [glutamine-hydrolyzing] isoform X5; amino-acid sequence: MARWRLWWRAIRGFSRPKRVGDRQVVWMSHGDEVAKLPQGFRVMAQSQQGVVAAREWRFYGLQYHPEVLNINWFQKQPNGNDENVCQLL
- the LOC112181653 gene encoding GMP synthase [glutamine-hydrolyzing] isoform X1, translating into MARWRLWWRAIRGFSRPKRVGDRQVVWMSHGDEVAKLPQGFRVMAQSQQGVVAAREWRFYGLQYHPEVLNINWFQKQPNGNDEVLSVQLSLLSSSASFNLRIEERAASRKK
- the LOC112181653 gene encoding GMP synthase [glutamine-hydrolyzing] isoform X2, with amino-acid sequence MARWRLWWRAIRGFSRPKRVGDRQVVWMSHGDEVAKLPQGFRVMAQSQQGVVAAREWRFYGLQYHPEVLNINWFQKQPNGNDEKNQPCFTFLSTRL
- the LOC112181653 gene encoding GMP synthase [glutamine-hydrolyzing] isoform X3, whose amino-acid sequence is MARWRLWWRAIRGFSRPKRVGDRQVVWMSHGDEVAKLPQGFRVMAQSQQGVVAAREWRFYGLQYHPESQFSPSCAPWPPCLTISTPHLPLLKSRC
- the LOC112181653 gene encoding signal peptidase complex subunit 3B isoform X6, producing MGCSTTLRANALLTFAVTILALMCAMASMSDNFNTPSPTSQVQVLNINWFQKQPNGNDEVLSVQLSLLSSSASFNLRIEERAASRKK